A genomic window from Trueperaceae bacterium includes:
- a CDS encoding nuclear transport factor 2 family protein — MVTGGATWHRGLVALDPVQGVARRETAATPWRGGRWPRVHLGREGAHDGGTGAYRAPWDRGGGAMPEHVSERVLKELLEAFNRHDLDAIMGYFADDCVLYMPRGAGPRGDRYSGKAAVRAGLAQRFEGIPDVRYGDDTHWACGRLGVSEWTLTGTSASGRVEVRGVDLLEFEGGKVVRKDSFWKIVG, encoded by the coding sequence GTGGTCACGGGCGGCGCCACCTGGCACCGCGGGCTCGTCGCCCTCGACCCTGTGCAGGGGGTGGCGCGCCGCGAGACAGCGGCCACGCCGTGGCGGGGCGGGCGCTGGCCGCGCGTGCACCTGGGCCGGGAGGGCGCGCATGATGGGGGCACGGGCGCGTACCGCGCCCCGTGGGACCGCGGAGGTGGCGCCATGCCGGAGCACGTGTCGGAGCGGGTCCTCAAGGAGCTACTCGAGGCGTTCAACCGCCACGACCTCGACGCGATCATGGGCTACTTCGCCGACGACTGCGTCCTGTACATGCCGCGCGGCGCCGGTCCGCGCGGAGACAGGTACAGCGGCAAGGCGGCGGTGAGGGCCGGGCTGGCCCAGCGCTTCGAGGGCATACCCGACGTGCGCTACGGCGACGACACGCACTGGGCCTGCGGGCGCCTCGGCGTGTCGGAGTGGACGCTCACCGGCACGTCCGCGTCGGGGAGGGTCGAGGTGCGCGGGGTCGACCTCCTCGAGTTCGAGGGAGGCAAGGTCGTGCGCAAGGACTCGTTCTGGAAGATCGTCGGCTGA
- a CDS encoding class I SAM-dependent methyltransferase: protein METSDAVDLIRGAVSGTGGTWADLGAGTGTFTRALAELVGAEGTVYAVDRDPYALAWLTGPARPGPGGARLVPLVADIRSPLPLEGLDGVVVANALHFVPRGDQERVLGLVASYLRPGGALVLVEYDQRLGSPWVPHPVPPRRFADLARAAGLGAPREVGRRRSRYGPRDIYAAVALT from the coding sequence ATGGAGACGTCCGACGCCGTCGACCTCATCCGCGGTGCCGTCAGCGGCACGGGCGGCACGTGGGCCGACCTCGGCGCCGGCACGGGCACGTTCACGCGCGCTCTGGCCGAGCTCGTCGGCGCGGAGGGCACCGTCTACGCGGTCGACAGGGACCCCTACGCGCTGGCCTGGCTGACCGGCCCGGCGCGCCCCGGACCAGGCGGTGCCCGTCTCGTCCCGCTGGTCGCCGACATCAGGAGTCCGCTGCCCCTCGAGGGTCTCGACGGGGTGGTCGTGGCGAACGCCCTGCACTTCGTGCCGCGGGGTGACCAGGAGCGCGTCCTGGGGCTCGTGGCCTCCTACCTCCGACCCGGCGGGGCGCTCGTGCTCGTCGAGTACGACCAGCGTCTGGGGAGCCCGTGGGTGCCGCACCCCGTGCCGCCGCGACGCTTCGCCGACCTGGCGAGGGCGGCCGGGCTCGGAGCTCCTCGCGAGGTGGGCAGGCGGCGCTCCCGCTACGGACCCCGGGACATCTACGCCGCGGTCGCGCTCACCTGA
- a CDS encoding pyridoxal-dependent decarboxylase, whose protein sequence is MRPAATDHQVRDAAETGALTPLLGRIGEALDDYLRFERPDALVTADDWRRRLSRPLPERGVGIAAVAEELAATVIPNGSAVPRPGFTGFITTGGVTASTLASTAASVAAPQRYGLNAFNLLEELSLEWLAEMHGIAHLKGVYSSGGSTANLVALGAARQHAFESVGRDPGLEGVDGPTAVFATAEAHHTVQRAAGVLGLGRRAVRLVATDESGRMDVADLRRALARAADEGVLPVAVVATAGTTNTGAVDPLGEIADVAAEHGVWLHVDGAYGLPGVLDERKAHLFRGVERADSVIVDPHKWLGASVGVAATFVRDRELLARGFTQTPADYLEGNVADEDPEPGLGHSMDDFGIPYYDYGVELSAPPRGVVVWALLLEVGVSGLRDRVRRHNDMAARVAAAAREHPNLELLLEPTLSICCFRYVAPGVADLDALNRRLHRRLVRENVNIPSTTRVNGKLAIRPCFIGARTGPAQADSLVEDVLRIGAELTAGQAS, encoded by the coding sequence TTGAGACCCGCTGCCACAGACCACCAGGTCCGCGACGCCGCCGAGACCGGGGCGCTGACGCCGCTGCTCGGTCGCATCGGCGAGGCCCTCGACGACTACCTGAGGTTCGAGCGCCCCGACGCCCTCGTCACCGCCGACGACTGGCGTCGGCGCCTGAGCAGGCCACTGCCCGAGCGCGGTGTCGGCATCGCGGCGGTGGCTGAGGAGCTCGCCGCGACCGTGATCCCCAACGGGTCCGCGGTGCCGCGACCCGGCTTCACCGGGTTCATCACGACCGGCGGCGTGACCGCGTCCACCCTGGCCTCCACCGCCGCCAGCGTGGCGGCGCCCCAGCGCTACGGGCTGAACGCCTTCAACCTCCTCGAGGAGCTGAGCCTCGAGTGGCTGGCCGAGATGCACGGCATCGCCCACCTGAAGGGGGTCTACAGCAGCGGCGGCTCCACGGCGAACCTCGTCGCCCTGGGGGCGGCGCGGCAGCACGCGTTCGAGTCCGTCGGGCGGGACCCGGGCCTGGAGGGCGTCGACGGGCCCACGGCCGTCTTCGCCACCGCCGAGGCCCACCACACGGTCCAGCGCGCGGCGGGCGTGCTGGGCCTGGGCCGGCGGGCCGTGCGCCTGGTGGCCACCGACGAGTCCGGGCGCATGGACGTGGCCGACCTGCGCCGCGCCCTGGCGCGGGCCGCCGACGAGGGCGTGCTGCCCGTGGCCGTGGTGGCCACGGCCGGCACCACGAACACGGGCGCCGTGGACCCGCTCGGAGAGATCGCCGACGTCGCCGCCGAGCACGGCGTGTGGCTGCACGTGGACGGCGCCTACGGCCTGCCCGGCGTCCTCGACGAGAGGAAGGCGCACCTCTTCCGCGGCGTCGAGCGCGCCGACTCCGTGATCGTCGACCCGCACAAGTGGCTCGGCGCCTCGGTGGGCGTGGCCGCGACGTTCGTGCGCGACAGGGAGCTGCTGGCCCGCGGGTTCACGCAGACGCCGGCCGACTACCTCGAGGGCAACGTCGCGGACGAGGACCCCGAGCCCGGCCTCGGCCACTCGATGGACGACTTCGGCATCCCCTACTACGACTACGGCGTCGAGCTGAGCGCCCCGCCGCGCGGCGTGGTGGTGTGGGCCCTGCTGCTGGAGGTGGGGGTGAGCGGCCTGCGCGACCGGGTGCGCCGCCACAACGACATGGCCGCCCGCGTCGCGGCGGCGGCCCGCGAGCACCCGAACCTCGAGCTCCTCCTCGAGCCCACGCTGTCGATCTGCTGCTTCCGCTACGTGGCGCCCGGCGTCGCGGACCTCGACGCGCTGAACAGGCGCCTGCACAGGCGCCTCGTGAGGGAGAACGTGAACATCCCGTCCACCACGCGGGTGAACGGCAAGCTGGCCATCAGGCCCTGCTTCATCGGCGCCCGCACGGGCCCCGCGCAGGCCGACTCGCTCGTCGAGGACGTGCTGCGCATCGGCGCCGAGCTCACCGCCGGCCAGGCGTCCTAG